The Labrus bergylta chromosome 23, fLabBer1.1, whole genome shotgun sequence genome includes the window acagacacacaggcctCTCTGTTCAGAAAGAGCAGGTGTCTCAGTGTGTGCTCAGCCTCTACAAGTAGCCTCTAATCTCTCTCACACCCCCCCGTGTCTCTCTCAGCTGCTTGACCTGATGCTTAGCTTAGAGTTATATACCTTTAAATTGGTGGTACAGatgcatttatatatatatatatcacccTACTTATACGTCTGCAAGATTTAAATCAGGTCACACAAGCACACGATACACATAATTTTTTTAAGTAAGAAGAATTCTActtgtgaaataaacacaaagccTCCACTGGAGCTGAATCATCACAGAGAAAATAACACTAGTAAAAAATATGCTTACACCTAAAATACTAAAAGATATTGTTCTCAGTACATAATGGGGGGGAATAACTTGATTTGTTaaagtgtaaaatgttcttTAGCTGTGATTTCAGGGATTTCTTTCCACTCAAGGTGCAATTGGATTTAAAGCCGCTACTCAAAGCtctatttgtgatttttcttgTAGTTCATAAActtacttgtatataccccctatttttatttatcttatctattctgtttaatgtgtattttgtattttgacctGACTTGTCTGTGCTgatgcaacgcccgaatttcccctctggagATCAATAacgtattatcctatcctataaaATGTCAATAAATAGAAAAGACAAAGGCCTCTAGTCTTATTtactactttatttatttctgctgtaagaTCTATTCATGGAGTAAAAACCGTCCATAGTTGATCTTCATTATCAATGTTAATTTAATTGCAACCCCCCCAGTAAGAAGATTTAATCTTCTTGAGAGCCTTACTCTTAACTTCAAAAAGCTCAGGATGACTTTCTTTAAATTTCATGTTTCTACAGAGCAGCAATCcatgttgtagtttgaaagatTGAAAcgtaacaaacacacagttcaGGGCAGCAACACGATGATGATGGTATAAAAGAACTGTTCCTTTTGTTTCAAAGGAAGTTGGTAAAAAGCTTTTATGTTTTGTGCTCCTTCTGACTGGAATAAGTTACCTTTAAATCTCTGTTCCTTTTCATCTTTccacttatttaaacatgttttgtttcctcATCTTCAAACTGATTGTGTATGTTTTCAGTAGCATCaacactgtttatttatttctcccTATGTATCTGAATCGCTCTCCTCTAAGGTGTCTAGTCTAGAGTTGTAATTGTTGTTgtatctgttctctgtgttgtcccttgttttgttttgtttcgtCTGTAGTGTgttatgttttggttttgtactGCCGTGTTGTACCTGTGTCTTTGTAAATATATGTTTGGGACCCCCTTGAAAACGAGGTGATACACCTCAAGGGGCTTATCCTAATATAATACATTTCTCAACTGCTCCAAGTGCATTAAACAGATCCTCAATTCACAAGCCACACgcctctgtgtgagtgtttaagAGCTCTCGCTCCACAACATCCACGTCCAAAGAGACGTCAAGTTAAGTGTGATGTGAAATCAAAATCAGTCAAAAGTTATTAAAATTAAGTCAAACTTATGTCACATCTGGAAGCTTAACCTCCACTTTAGCATTTTAAGTCGTTCATGAATATTTGACACATGGCCAATTAAATCTGAAATATGAATTAGTGATGATGAATCATGGCTGCTGAATCATCAATGCAGACAGAGTGTGGGTAGAAGAGATTAAGTGGATGTGTACAGTAAGTAAAACAGATGAATTTGCTGAGTGAGTCAAAAATTAAATACAGGTTACAgcagttctctgtgtgtgtgtcatacctGGCTAAGCAGCTGGCCATGGAAGATGGTGTTGACCACACTGAGCACCTGTTTGATGAGTCGTTTCTGGATCTGTGGGACTCCTGCGCTGGTGGTGTGTTGGCCTGTGCTCTCCAGCTCGTGCTGCACTTTGTCCAGCAGCTCACACAGGAACTCCTGAGCGTCCTGCTGAGCGTAGCCCCTGAACGCCGGGATCAGCTGCCACACCGAGTGCAGCATGGCGAAAGGTGAGACCAGCGCCCACTTGCCGGACCACATGACCTGGAACAAGGTGTGCAGCTCGTGGCAGAGGGAGATGTGCTTCGAGCTGGGCTCTTTGGGTTGTATCAGCTCCATGCTACGGGACCTCGAGGCCCCGCCGCTCAGCCCAGCTCCCGAGCCCGAGCTAGCCTGGGGTCCCTTCCTTTGGGTCAGGGGGGAATGGGATGTGACCTTCCCTGTCAGCTGGCCGTGGACAGCAGAGGCCAGCAGCTCCAGCGCCTGGGTCAGATCCAGGCGCAGGAAGCACTCCCTGAAAACGTGCAGGTGGCTCAGAACCTGCAGGATAGAGTTCATATAACAGGTGTTGCCTAAATTTCTGAGGCCCGTCACTCCAGGCGTGACAGTGGGGTGCCGTTTGAAGGGGGAACCGCCCTGTTTGGTACTCTGCTTGCGGCGAACAGGAGTCTGAGCAGAACGGGGGGTCACTGTGGGAGTTTTGGGCTTAGATTTGGTGGCAGAAGAACGGCTTCGTGTTCTGGGAGTAGGTTGGACCGTTTTAGTCCGCACAGCTTTCTTGGGTGTAGCGGGGCTTCGGGTCCTCAGCCTGCGGGTAACAGACGGAGGCTCGGGGGTTTTTGTCTTCTTGCGAGCCCTCCTAGACGGCGTCCTCCGAGACGGCGGTGTGACTGCAGCCTCTGCAACTTTCTGGCTCCTCCGGCGCAAACGGCGACTCTTCCTGAGCGGAGCGTTCTCCAGGTCCTCCTGTAGCTGCCTCTTTTGAGCCCGCCTCCTCTCCCTCGCCTCCcttttctgctcctcctcctcttccctctttctctcctcttcctccctcttcttTCCACATTCGGTCAGCGCAAACCAGAAGCGAAAAATGCGTCCCATCAGCGCCCTGCGACGATGCCAAAGTGCAGTAAACATCCTGTCCTCGTCTCTAAGCTGCAGCTCGCTGGCGCCGCACGGGATGACGGCGTCAGGAGCAGCGCTTGTAGAGCGGAGGGTACGCCCACTGCGGGTGGTGACCTCATAGCGCTGGCTCTGGATGGCGCTGAGCGTACTGCGAAGTAGCTTCAGGTCTCCTGTGGCGTTATCATTCAAGACATAGTCATCGCACAAATAGCAAAATACGTAAAGTTCATTAACCTCCATAGCCAACGGGTGGCGCTGCTGCTGGAAATGCTGCAGAGCATGTTCCTCAATGTAGCGCCCGCACGCCACATGAGCACAGCCCAGGCAGGCCCAGATGGACTCAGAGGTGTTGCAGTCCACACAGTGCCACTTCTGGGGGTTGAGGATGGAGTGGTCGGGGGCAAGCCGCAGCCGCCCCACATGCTTACACCTGTCCATTACACACGCCGGCCAACCgagctggctggctggctgtgTCAGTCAGTAGCTGACCGTCTATGTGTAAGTCTGAGTAGTGTGTGTGTCAAAGCTTCACACCGGCTTCATATCACCATGGTTACCATGGTGGGCAGAGAAATGGGACCCTCCCAAGGCATGGCAGTGTCTGAAGGGGAGAGAGAACAGATGTAGTGAGTCAAAATGAATTTTAAATCCCGGATTTAAGATTTTAGAGAGCTAGgtgattaaacatttatttgattatcTTGTTATCCATTTACAGGCCAGAAAAAATTGCGCAAAATAAATTGGATAAACACATTGCAACACAAAGTAATTATTGTCTCAAAGGCACTTCGTCTAACCTACAATGACTGTGTTTTATGAGGCcatggatacacacacataaaactgTGGCAAACAGCCAGATGCTACGCAGGATTTAACATACACACCCGGGCCAACAGTAAAATGTCTGGTTGATAAACATGACTGCAGTGAGTGCTGCCAGGCAAAtccacagaaagacagaaaggtgTGTAACTTATCATGGACTGTTGAACCAGGATGTAAAAGGAAGGATCAACATGACAAACCTTGGAGCTTTTCCAGAGGATgtgaataagaaataaaaactcagACGGAGCAAATGTAATAGCAGAGGTGACCTCTATCAAAATTTGTTAGGTGATGGATAAGAGGATAGGGAAACTGCCGGTCTTAGTTTTTTAAAGCATCACACTGCAAAAAAGTAATTGAAGAAAATATCTGACGTCACTTTCAagacacaagaacccaacaaccaGTCTCCACTTGGCCTACTCTGGCATCTTTTCACAACCCCTAAGGGGGCTCAACTCAAAGTTGGGGATCCTTGAGTGGGCAGAGCACTTTCAACACCCCCATCGAGTTAAAAGAAGTAAGATTATCCAACAAAGGGGGAGTGAGCTTTCAAAGAGGTGCAACCTTTTGTCTGGTTACAGGACTACCtttgagaagaaagagagaggggaaaccAACCAAGTGAAGAAACATTGACCACTGGAGTTGGGTAACAGATAGGGAAAGTAATGTAACAAATCAAAAGCTGGATTGCAAGAAAACATCATGTTTCAACATAGTGTCTTACTATAATTAGGGCTGGGCGacatggaccaaaactcatatctccaTATTGTTTAGCTGAGTGGCGATACTCGACagcgatatgtattttattaacagtgaaaacacatggaaaaataaaaaacctgtttgtgaatttaaaaagtaatattataaaataaaaatacagtaaaagagagagagaggaggagcagggttaagagggacagacagtcagtcatcatcagtgagatgaggaaaaggtgacctggcacctctgtaaagttattttaatgcaacataaactacatccatattaacgatatcgtcttaccctatatcatgcttgaaaatatatcgatatatcttaaaaactcgatatatttcgCAGCCCTAGctataatcacatttttaaaacacttttataaaagcaaaaaaatgcTCAAAGCTCAGCgtctgattattattatttgagtCCATGACCAAATGTCAGGATGCAGGGTTGATTAATTGCAACAAACTTACTTTAACAGCAATTTACAGCCATGCAGATTTACTTtacatacatttacacaccACACAATCCAACCTGCACActtcacactgtttacattagTCTATATTTTTGAATTTTACACTatattactgtatatatgtgtattagcaATTTGAGTGTTATTGCATATCCTTGCAGAACAGTCTTTTACATTTcatgtgaaaaacacaaatcttgAATTTCCCACACACCTAAACACAACACACTTTCATATATCTGCAACGGGTTAATAAACACATTGCACCTGACAGTAAACACTACTTTACTACAACTGTTTCGCAACTGAACCAGTGTTTtagtgtgtggggggggaaaGTGTGGCGTGTAGCAGGATCAACAGTGAGATGAGTCTGTGAGAAGTTTCTAAAAGTGTCTGAAGTGAAGTGAGTGAGTTAGCGCGCTTTGCCTGGTGAGTCCTTGTTGCAGCATGCTGCAGAGtgtctgcacacaaacacaacctgatGCTGAAACACAGCTTTAATCAGGCAGGATAAAATACCACCAGCTTGTTTAACCCTAAAGCAGAACCCACCGAATAACAGCAGCACAATGAGGACAACTTTAATTACCTCCACGGGGTTAGCGGACTAGTTAGCGTGCAAAGCGGTGCAACCAAGAGGAGATTAAAACACTGAATTAAACGAAAATACAATTAATACCAAAAGGAAACCCTTGCAAAGTAATTATGCAAAATAGAATTAAACACACGAGAGAGTCCAGACAAATACGCGCCCTCCTATCAGCTCTGCGGATTATATTTAGTGTTTACTCAACAGCTTAGTGAGGACTAGCTGccctgctaacgttagcctagCATGCTACATAGCTGCCTAGCAGGCTATCTTTGATAATCGCAACAAGTTTGGTGCTCTCGCGTTAAAACGCCGACATGTCACACGTGTTTTAACGTCAACACGCGTGGCGTCCCCTCCGCTGTTTCGCATAACCAAATAACGACTGTGTGGGTAAAGAAAGCAGCATACCGAGCCTCTCCTTCACGGCAGCAGCTCCTCTGTTTCTAAAATCATCGCCATCTTGTCGGTCCCTGTCGCGTGGTGTGGACTCGAGCGCGTCCCCGATCCGTGacgtcattgttgttgttgttgttggtgatgatgatgatgatgatgatgatgatgaatagaattactttattgatcccaaactgggacattgtggtgttacagcagcaggttatcaaacacacaatgagtaaaaaacacaatattatcaaatttaaacacaatataatattaaatacaaagtaaataaacactaaaaatatcaaaaataagaatgtgaatatatacaaccaggatttaactaaacattactagtcttaaatatgaaagattgaatgtaaatgtgcaaaaacagagttgtagatggacagtattgacataagttaaagtgcatgagtgtaaacattatcagcagaaactatacaatataaaggagagtagacagacaaatgaagtgaacatgagtgcagggatcatttgtaaatgtaacatgtgcagaacagatgacagtaaaggagagacagatatgatcatgatgacagttctctgctcgcatgaggtgagctgttgtacagttAGGAGTtgtggccttcggtaagaaagatttcccgtatctgtccttgtgacagcggagttggATCAGTATGATGATGATTGTAATAGTGAAAATATGACttactttcttttaaaactattttttcaaatatttgttaCATTCAAATAAGTGTTTGTATTTCATACTAATAAGACTGTCAGATTTTGGGTTTAGGAGTGTTTAGTTTTCCTGTcagtttttaaattgtgttactTTTGGTGTACATACTTGTGTTTATTGTGCCATGTTTATGCACCTTATTAACtcatcatttagtatttgcctacttgcacaaagctctgtatatatatatatatatatttatttctggtttactgcacatagttctggttacatctggttacatctgtttacatctgtttacatctgttagtccgatcactgtccacttatatctactcctttatattttgtatctttaaattaagtttaagctttaagttgtatttaaattgacactttatatttaggttaaaatgttttgtacttgcactgttgttaatttactgctctgtgtgcctttgaattgccccccggggacaaataaagttttttgaattgaattgaattgaatgtgtCAAAATGTCAGTTTTCATATGAACAATCAACAAGCCAAACAAGgactggacaaaaaaaaatcactgctgGTCACTGACAATTAAAATATAGGTAATACATGTTCACACCGCTAGAGGGAAgtgttgcatcatttttttttttttttttttttttttatcagagtcAGGCTTACACATACAAATAATTAGTTTggctgttttattgttttaaaaaaaggtcaaaaaatATTGTCATCATACCAATTCCATGTTGAGATGAGCTATAATCTGTCATCATcatgcagcagcaaaaacactgaaagaaaagaagTATGTACAACTGGGACTGATGCACGACAAGTTTACATGTTCTTTTAGCAAGACACACTTAAATAACCCACTCTTGTCATAGGAAATATAATCTATTACAAGCTgcctttcaaaaaacaaaaaaactaaatttaaaataatttaaaaatatatatattttacccattattgtaaaAATAGGTATGAATAGTACttcaatttcaaataaaaccatATTATTAAGTGGAATGAAAATTAATCGAATGTGTAAAAATCcttaaaatgtaagtttgcacatGTCAGCATCAATGTCTAATGTCCTTTACACATAAAGATGCACACCTGTGTGTCAAGTTTTGTACGTCCACTCATGCTAAAGTCAATATTAtgcatgttttcttgtcttACTTGGATAAATGATTGAACTAACTGAAAAGCCTTTCTTTCATGGTGTGTATGTTTTCCTCTGCCCTCTGGCCCTGTGGTTTACCTTCAGCAGGTATGTTAAAGTGCTGTGTCCTGCTGTGGGATGCAGGTGTAGCACTGCATGCTGGTTAATGGGGGCTGGTGGCACTCAGTGAGGAGATCCTATCAGTTGAAGACGACAACAACTGCACTGTCTACTGTCCGAGAAAAAGATCAACTAACAGAGAATAGTAGTGCTACTGTTATGAATCCCCGTATAAATAATATGGTATTTTATATCAGGTAAGCGTTTTCCATTTTAGGAAAATAAAGGTGTTGATTTTCATTCTGATAATTGTCTCTGAAGCAGGACTTTTCATCTCCTGAGCCTTCTTTTAAATCTCTCCTTAaaagagtgtgtgggtgtgtttggtaatgggtgtatgtgtgtttttatacgtgtgtgtctgtcagtggacctgaggtgtgtgtgtgtgtttgagagagattAAGGGGCGTTTTTGAGTGACTTAGAGAAAGAGGTATGTGTTGATGTGCCATGCGATGCCTGCGAATCACCTCTAATGTTTTTCTGCCTCTATGTCCCCGGGCACTTCACCTCCTTCATGTCCACACATGCtaactctccctccctccctccccctctctctccctgtcctcTTTTCAtctgtactctctctctctctctctctcataaacACATATTTTTCTGTTACTGTTCATCTGAGGACCTTGTGTTGACTCACTTAGAGGGTattttgtggtttaattcaaATCGTATATCTCAGAGATTTATCACAACTCTTTCagcttgttgttttggtttatgaCTCTAACTTTAACAAGGTATTACCTCAGGGTACAATACCGACCCCACATGGAACAGTAAGCAGATCAAGTTATCTTCAtgtta containing:
- the usp44 gene encoding ubiquitin carboxyl-terminal hydrolase 44, translated to MDRCKHVGRLRLAPDHSILNPQKWHCVDCNTSESIWACLGCAHVACGRYIEEHALQHFQQQRHPLAMEVNELYVFCYLCDDYVLNDNATGDLKLLRSTLSAIQSQRYEVTTRSGRTLRSTSAAPDAVIPCGASELQLRDEDRMFTALWHRRRALMGRIFRFWFALTECGKKREEEERKREEEEEQKREARERRRAQKRQLQEDLENAPLRKSRRLRRRSQKVAEAAVTPPSRRTPSRRARKKTKTPEPPSVTRRLRTRSPATPKKAVRTKTVQPTPRTRSRSSATKSKPKTPTVTPRSAQTPVRRKQSTKQGGSPFKRHPTVTPGVTGLRNLGNTCYMNSILQVLSHLHVFRECFLRLDLTQALELLASAVHGQLTGKVTSHSPLTQRKGPQASSGSGAGLSGGASRSRSMELIQPKEPSSKHISLCHELHTLFQVMWSGKWALVSPFAMLHSVWQLIPAFRGYAQQDAQEFLCELLDKVQHELESTGQHTTSAGVPQIQKRLIKQVLSVVNTIFHGQLLSQVTCLACDHRSNTVEPFWDLSLEFPERYHSNSRESAAQASCHLTEMLAKFTETEALEGNIYACDQCNSARRRSSSKPVILTEAQKQLMVHKLPQVLRLHLKRFRWSGRNHREKIGVHVSFDQLLNMEPYCCRDPSPKVPPTCSSPGSPSSTGSPRPKHFLYDLSAVVMHHGKGFGSGHYTSYCYNTEGRFWVHCNDSKLNVCSVDEVCRAQAYILFYTQRVTQDKDRPL